From the genome of Sander lucioperca isolate FBNREF2018 chromosome 1, SLUC_FBN_1.2, whole genome shotgun sequence, one region includes:
- the pfdn6 gene encoding prefoldin subunit 6 — MAEAIQKKLKAEVEKYTQMQKDVSKSMSARQKLETQLTENNIVKEELDLLGSTNTVYKLIGPVLVKQDLDEAKATVTKRLEYINGEIQRYETVLKDMEKKSEQHREVLSSLQQEFQRAQGLAVGKV, encoded by the exons ATGGCAGAAGCCATTCAAAAGAAATTGAAAGCGGAAGTAGAAAAGTATACACAGATGCAGAAAG ATGTTAGCAAGAGCATGTCAGCCAGACAGAAGCTGGAGACGCAGCTGACAGAGAACAACATTGTCAAAGAG GAGCTTGATCTGCTGGGCAGCACAAACACTGTGTATAAGCTTATCGGCCCAGTATTAGTGAAGCAAGACCTGGATGAGGCCAAAGCCACAGTCACAAAAAGGCTGGAGTACATCAATGGAGAGAT TCAAAGGTACGAAACGGTCCTGAAAGACATGGAGAAGAAATCTGAACAGCATCGAGAAGTCTTGTCCAGTTTACAGCAGGAGTTTCAGAGAGCTCAGGGCCTGGCTGTCGGCAAAGTCTGA
- the mmgt1 gene encoding membrane magnesium transporter 1, which produces MASSFWKGVVGVGLFALAHAAFSAAQHRSYMRLTEKENETLPVDIVLQTLLSFVMTCYGIVHIAGEFKDMDASSELKNKTFDTLRNHPSFYLFNHRGRVLFRSPEEEPSSVRNQQALPNPIRLRKLEHLH; this is translated from the exons ATGGCCTCGTCGTTCTGGAAAGGTGTTGTCGGCGTCGGACTTTTTGCCTTAGCTCATGCAGCTTTCTCTGCAGCACAGC ATCGATCGTACATGCGACTCACAGAGAAGGAAAACGAGACACTACCGGTTGAT ATTGTATTACAGACCTTATTATCGTTTGTGATGACCTGTTATGGTATTGTTCACATTGCTGGAGAGTTCAAAGACATGGACGCCTCCTCAGAGCTCAAAAACAA aaCATTTGATACACTGAGGAACCACCCATCCTTTTACCTTTTCAATCACCGGGGTCGGGTGCTATTCCGCTCGCCGGAGGAGGAACCCTCCTCTGTACGCAACCAGCAAGCTCTTCCCAACCCCATACGGCTACGCAAGCTGGAGCATTTGCACTGA